The following DNA comes from Desulfotomaculum sp..
GCCCTGCCTGGCAGGCAGTGCCGCCATAACCTGCTGTACTGGCATAATCTGCCTTACCTTGGCCTGGGGCCGGCTGCTTATTCTTATCTTAATAACCGCAGGTTTGGCAATGAAAAAAGTCTGGAAAAATATATTCAAAAGATAAATGAAGGAAAGCTGGCCGAAGCCGAGAGTGAAGCGCTTCCGCAGAGTATAAGAATGGCTGAAACGGTTATCTTAGGTTTGCGCCTTTTAAAGGGGATTGATTTAAACGAATTTGCTTTGAGGTTCGGGAAAAGACTGGAGGAAGTTTACCCAAAGCAAATTGACAAGCTAATCAGATTTAAACTTATTGAACATGAAGGAGAAAAGATCCGTCTGACCAGAAGGGGATTGGCGGTTTCCAATCAGGTGTTTGTAGAATTTGTTTAACAAGGACAATTGTCGGCAAGGAGTTGGTTACCCTTGACATTCTCCATGTGAAATGGTATTTTTAAAATGATTAGCACTCAATATGCGGGAGTGCTAACAAGAGGAGTGTATTCCCCATGGGCTTTGAACTTGATAACCGCAAGAAGCGTATTCTACAGGCCGTAATTAGAGATTACATAAACACAGCGGAGCCTGTAGGCTCAAGGACAATCGCGCGCAAGTACGGACTGAGTGTGAGTCCCGCAACAATTCGCAATGAAATGGCTGATTTGGAGGAAATGGGTTTTCTTGAACAGCCGCATACTTCTGCAGGACGGATACCGTCCGAGCGGGGCTACCGTTATTACGTGGACTGCCTTATGCAAAGGGAAGAGCTTTCTTTTGACGAGGAGTGCTTAATCCAAAGGGAATACCGCTCTAAAATTGATGATGTTGGTCAGGTAGTTCATGTGACTGGTCAATTACTGTCGCAATTGACCAGCTATACGGCTGTTGTTCAGAAACCGAAAATAGGTTTCAGCTCTTTTAAAAATATACAGCTTGTTGGAATGGATAAAGAACGGGCAATGCTGGTTGCCGTCATGGATAATGGAATTGTTCAGCACAGGATGATCGATGTTCCCGGCAGTATTACAGACAACGATCTGGCGGCAATTTCCGCTGTGCTGAATGCAAAACTTTCCGGTTTTACAATGGAAAGCATTAAAAATACCCTGATTAAGGAAATATACATTGAACTTGCCCATTACAGACGGACGCTTGATTTGGTTCTGGATGTGTTAAGATACAGCCTGACTTCAGAAAATGAGGATAAAATATATTTGGGCGGCTTATTTAATATTCTAAACCAGCCGGAGTTTCAAAATGTAGAAAAATTAAAAACGCTTTTAGGCCTGTTGGAGCAGGAGGAACTGCTTTCCAACCTGATGTCCGCCAATCCTTCCTCCTCCGGCGTTACCGTCCGTATCGGCGGCGAGATAAGCTACCAGGGAATGCAGGACTGCAGTATGGTAATGGCGATCTATGGTGTAAAAGGCCAGCCGATTGGATCACTTGGTGTGCTGGGGCCTACCAGGATGGATTATTCCAAAGTAATCAGTGTGGTAGAGTATATGACTAAAAAACTTTCCTTTGCCCTGGAAAACCTTTTTAAAGACATTGCCGACAAGGAGGTCAGGTTTTGAACCTAAAACAACAGGCAAGCGGCGCAGCGGAAGTGGAAGAGCGGATGGCGGCTTTGGTAAACAATTCTAATGCTATCCGTTCTATCTCTTCGGCAGTGGAAGGGACATTAGGTCCAAAAGGCCTGGACACTATGCTGGTGGATAAATATGGGGATATAATAATCACCAACGACGGCGTAACCATCTTGACTCAGATGGAGGCTAATCATCCTGCAGCCAGGATGTTGATAAATATTGCCCGGGCACAACAGGAGGAAGTTGGAGACGGGACGACTACAGCGACAATTATGGCGGGGGCAATGGTCGGCGCCGGGGTCGAGCAGGTTGCGCGGGGAGTTCCCGTTAACAAAATTATTGAAGGTATGCGTTTGGGCTTGGGAAAAGGACTCGAATTAATGGCGGAAAAAGCCCGTCCCGTGGAGAGCCTTGAAGACCCCTTAATTTACCAGATTGCGCTGGTCGCAGGAAGGGGCCAACAGGATATTGCCGGTCTTGTTGTAAGCGCTGCCAAGTTAATCGGCAAGGGAAAACTGCTGGAGAAGAACTTCAGGTTTTCCGATGCAGTCAGAGCGGATGAAAGAGCCGATAATGCCGTCTTCATGGGAGTGATTATTAACAGGGGAAGAATGAACCGCCAAATGCCGATGAAGATCGAAAAGGCAAAGGTCTTAATCATAGATGACGCGTTAGAGCCGGAAGAAGTGGATGAAATAGCACGGTCCACTGAATCGGGTGTTAAACAAAATGAGATTTTTAAAACACAGTTCCGGGAAAATATTTATAAGATAGTAGATATACATGTAGGACTGGTCTTGGCTGACCGGGGAATAAGTGAAATTGCTGAAGAAATATTCACCGATAACGGGATAATTGCCGTTGAAAGGGTTGCCGGCAGTGAATTGAGAAAGGCAGCCGATCATACGGGAGCATGGATGATCAAGCGTTCGGGCTTAAACAAAAATATTGATCTGCTGAGCCGCTGCCTTGGCAGCGCAGGCAGCATTTACAATGATGAAAAGAACGAACAGGTCCGGATTTGTGATGGGGAAGGAAATTCCAGCGCCACAGTTGTAGTAAGCGCCGCGACAAGGGAAGTTGTGGGGGAGCGTGAACGTATTGCCAGAGACGCTGCAGCGGCAGTGCAGTCAGCAGTCAGGGGGGGAGTGGTTCCCGGGGGAGGCGCTCTGGAAATATTCCTGGCCAGGGAAATTGATAAAATGCGCAGCTGCTTTCGGGGCATGACGGCTTACGGAATAGAATGCATAGTAGATGCCTTAAAGCGTCCTCTGGCTCAGATTGTATCCAACGCGGGTTTTAACCCCCTGGAAAAGGTCGGCGATGTTCTTTCCCTTCAGGAAGAAACCGGCAATGATGCCCTGGCTGTAGATTGTGATACCGGCCAGGTATGTGATATGTATCAGTCCGGTGTTGTCGATCCCGTTTTGGTTAAAACTTATGCTTTTAAGGCTGCGGAAGAAGTTGCCGAAGCAATTCTCAGGATAGATACAATTATTAAGAAAAAGGAAGACAGGCCTGATTTCACATAAAACAGGCAGGTTTTAATAAAAGAGCATAACATACAACTGCGAAAATATTTAGCGAGGTGAAACTTGTGGAAGAAACAGGAAAGAGGCCGGATATAAATGATTCGGGGAATACTTCCGGGCAGGATAATCTTACCCTGGAGCAAAAAGGAGAAGAAACAACTGTTCTTGAGGAAAGTGAAGTTGAGGCGCTTAGAAAAAAACTTGCTGAACAGACATCCCGCGCTGAAGATTATTTTCAGCGTTTGGTAAGACTGCAGGCTGACTTTGAAAATTTTCGCCGCCGGACATCTAGAGAGAAAGAAGATTTTTACAAATATGCTGCTGAACAGCTTGTAGAATTATTATTGCCTATTTTAGACAATTTTGAACTTGCTTTGGCGTGCGGACGGGAAACACCCGATAAACTTTTCGAAGGTGTGGAAATAATCTACCGGCAAATCGTTGATACTCTTGCTGCTCAAGGATTATCGCCCATACCGTCAGTAGGTGAGATTTTCAATCCCTCAAGGCATGAAGCCGTGCTGCAGGAGCAAACCAGCGATCACCCTGATAATGTTATTTTAGAGGAACTTCGGAAGGGTTATTCATTTAAAGATAAACTGCTAAGGCCTTCGATGGTCAAAGTAGCCCGCTCAAAATGATATAGACTGTTTTATTATATTATAGTCAAGATTACTCAAAAGATTAAGGTTTAACATTAGGTTTTGTATTTCAAATGATCAGGAAGGTGAAACATTCATTATGGCAAAGGTAATTGGTATTGACCTCGGTACTACCAACTCATGCGTAGCGGTTATGGAAGGCGGCGAGGCGGTCGTTATTCCCAATGCGGAGGGCGGCCGCACCACTCCTTCGGTAGTCGGATTTTCTAAAACAGGTGAGCGTCTGGTTGGACAGGTGGCCAAACGTCAGGCTGTCAGCAATCACGAGCGCACTATAAGTTCTATCAAACGCCAAATGGGTTATGATTACAAGGTAACAATTGATGAAAAGGATTATACTCCGCAGGAAATATCAGCGATGATTCTCCAGAAGATGAAGACTGACGCAGGCGCGTACCTGGGAGATAAGGTTGAAAAGGCTGTCATTACCGTACCTGCTTATTTTACTGACGCTCAGCGCCAGGCTACCAAAGATGCCGGAAGGATAGCCGGGCTGGAAGTTTTAAGGATAATTAATGAGCCGACGGCTGCAGCTCTTGCTTACGGTCTTGACAGGGGGGAGGATCACACCGTTCTGGTCTTCGATCTGGGGGGAGGCACCTTTGATGTTTCCATACTGGATTTAGGTGAAGGTGTTTTTGAAGTTAGAGCGACCAACGGGAATAATCGCCTGGGAGGGGACGATTTTGACCAGCGGATTATGGATTGGCTGGTCGCCGAATTCAAAAAGGAAAACGGTATTGATCTCAGCAAAGACAAAATGGCTTTGCAAAGGCTAAAAGAAGCCGCTGAAAAAGCAAAAGTAGAACTCAGTACTCTTACTTCAACGAGTATCAGTCTGCCGTTTATCACTGCGGACGCAAGCGGACCGAGACATCTTGAAATAAATTTAACCAGGGCCAGATTTGAAGAAATGACGGCGGATTTAATTGAAAAGACAATGGGACCGACTCGGCAGGCGCTCAGTGACGCAGGATTAAAACCGAGTGATATACATAGAATCTTATTGGTGGGCGGAGCGACCCGGATGCCTGCGGTCCAGGAAAATATACGCAGATTTCTGGGCAAAGAGCCCCATAAAGGAATAAACCCCGATGAATGTGTTGCCATAGGAGCAGCTATTCAAGCCGGTGTGCTGGCGGGTGAAGTAAAAGATGTCCTGCTATTGGACGTAACGCCGTTATCTCTTGGAATTGAGACCCTGGGAGGAGTGTTTACAAGGCTCATTGAGCGGAATACGACCATCCCGACTTCCAAAAGCCAGAATTTTTCAACTGCGGCTGACGGACAAACGACTGTAGAAATACATATTTTACAGGGAGAAAGACAAATGGCCATGGACAATAAGACACTTGGCCGTTTCCAGTTAACAGGGATTCCGCCTGCTCCGCGGGGAATCCCCCAAATAGAAGTCAAATTTGATATTGATGTTAACGGCATAGTCCACGTTTCGGCAAAGGATATAGGTACCGGAAAGGCGCAGAGTATAACTGTCACAGGCGGAACATCCCTTAATAAGGATGAGATTGAGAAAATGGTCAAGGACAGCGAACAATATGCCGAAGTAGACAGAAAACGGAAAGAGGAGGCAGAACTGCACAACCAGGCCGACAGTCTGATCTACCAGGCTGAAAAGACGATTAAAGATCTAGGTGACAAAGCTGACAAATCCCTGGTCGGACAGGTTGAAAAATCGGCGGCGGATTTAAAGGATGCTCTGGCAAGCGGCGATTTGGAGATAATCAAGAAGCGGATTGAGGAATTGACCAAACCTTTATATGATCTTTCCGCCGCAATGTATCAGCAGCAGAGTGCGCAGCAGGCTGAAGGGGCTCAAGGAAATCAGCCCGGGGATGAAAAGGTTGTTGATGCCGATTACGAGGTTAAAGATGAGGAAAACAATCTTAAAGAATAAGGAATAGTGGTCACAAACCATGTCAAAACGTGATTATTACGAGGTTTTGGGATTATCCCGGAACGCATCTACGGAAGAGATAAAAAAAGCTTATCGCAAGCTTGCGCGTCAGTACCATCCGGATGCGAACCCCAGCGATAAGAGTTCGGAAGCGAAATTTAAAGAAGTAGCGGAAGCATATGAAGTCCTCAGCGACGCTCAAAAGAGATCGAATTACGACCGGTTCGGTCATGACGCTGAAAATGCCCGCGGGTTTGATTTTGGAGGCGGTTTTGGCGGGTACGGCGCGGACATGGGCGGCCTGGGAGATATTTTTGAAATGTTTTTCGGCGGATCGGGAAAAACGCGTACCGGTCCGCAAAGAGGAGCAGATCTTCGTACCGATATAGATATTACTTTTGAGGATTCCGCTTTTGGCCTTGAAAAAGATATAAAAGTTCCCCGCATTGAAATCTGCGACAGCTGCAAGGGTTCCGGAGCGGCGCCAGGTACAAGCGCAAAAAGTTGTCCAACCTGCGGGGGAAGCGGGCAAACCCAGACATCACAAAATACGCCCTTTGGCAGGATAGTTCAATCACATACCTGCAGTCGCTGCCGGGGCACCGGCCGTTTTATAGAAAAGCCTTGTTCAACCTGTCAAGGAGCGGGGAGGGTAAGGCGTTCCCGGAATATCCATGTTAAAATTCCCGCAGGTGTAGATACTGGGACGCGTCTGCGCATAAACGGGGAAGGTGAGGCGGGCTTGCGCTCAGGTCCCCCCGGCGATCTCTATGTCTACATTAATGTTCTGCCGCATGATTTATTTAAGAGGGAAGGGAATAATATAAACTGCGAAATGCCTATTTCTTTTATTCAGGCTGCTCTGGGAGATGAGTTAGATGTTCCGACCCTGTACGGAACAATGAAGTTTAAAATTCCTGAAGGAACTCAGCCGGGCACAGAGTTCCGCCTTCGCGGCAAAGGCATTCCTGATTTAAACGGCTTCGGAAAAGGTGACCAGTATCTCAAGGTTAAGGTAGTTATTCCAACCAGGCTTAATGAGCGTCAAAAAGAGCTGTTAAACGAGTTTGCACAGGTTTCCGGCGAAAGCGTTTCTGAAAACCAAAATAAAGGATTTTTTGACAAGTTTAAGGATGCTTTTATGGGGTAGCGAAAGTATCCCGTTTTTTCATATCTGCTGAACAATTGATTTGCGGCAGGGTAAATATAACCGGCAGCGATGTAAACTATATTACAAATGTGCTGCGTTTAAAAAAGGGCAGTTTTATTTCGGTTTATGACGGACGGGGAAGGGCTTGTCTGGCAAGGATAGATAAGATTAATAAAGATAAGATTGGGTGTACTGTTGTAGAAGAGTTTGCCGCTGCTCCGGAGCCTTTGATAAAGATCACCCTGGTTCAGGGATTGCCAAAAGGCGATAAAATGGAAACCATTATTCAAAAATGTACTGAGTTGGGTGTTTCCGAGGTTATTCCGTTAAGTTGTGAACGTTCAATTGTAAAAATCGTTCAAGAAAATGCGGCTGGCAAGGTCAGCCGATGGCAGAGAGTGGCTTTGGAAGCGTCCAGGCAGTGCCGTCGCTCTGTTGTGCCCAAGGTAAGTGAACCGATGGGATGGAGAGAGATATTAAACAGCATGCCGGAAGATGCCTTGGGTTTGTTGTTTTGGGAAAAAGAAGACAAATGCTCTTTAAAAGATTGTCTTAGAGCGTCAAATCCGGAAAGCATTTATCTTTTTATTGGGCCTGAAGGCGGTTTTACCGCTGACGAAGTAGAAATGACAAAGGAATTTGGCGTTATATCTGTGTCTCTTGGACCAAGGATTATGCGCACGGAGACAACCGGACCTGCTGTAATGGCAGTTATTCAATATGAACTTGGGGACCTGGGAGGCGCCTGTGATTAATAGGACGTTTGCTGTTGCGACCTTGGGCTGCAAAGTAAACCAATACGAATCGTCAGTTATGACTGGTATGTTTAAAAACAGGGGTTACCAGGCGGTTGAATTCGGCCAACAGGCAGATATTTATCTAATCAATACATGTACTGTTACTCATTTAAGCGACCGTAAGTCGCGTCAGTTAATCAGACGTGCGGTAAAGACCAATCCAAACGCTCTTGTAATAGTTACCGGCTGCTATGCCCAAACTTCTCCCCATGAAATTATGGATATCGAAGGTGTGAATCTGGTTGTAGGCACTGCTGACAGGGATAAGATTATAGATTTAGCAGAAAAGGCGCAAGAAGGAAGTACAGTTGTATTAAATTGCGTCAGGGAATTTGATCAGAATATTAATTTTGAAGAATTGCCGGCTCAGGTTGTTACCAGCCGCAAAAGGGCTTTTCTAAAAATAGAGGAAGGCTGCAGCAACTACTGTTCGTACTGTATTGTCCCTTTTGCCAGGGGGCCGCAAAGGAGCCGTTCTTTCAAGGACTCCCTCAATCAGGCAATAAACCTTGTCGAGGCGGGGTTTAAAGAAATAGTCCTGACAGGTATACATCTTGGATCATATGGCAGGGATCTTGGAGACGAAGTAAACCTTAATTCTTTAATCAATACAATTATAAAAATTCCAGGCCTGGCCAGGTTAAGAATAAGTTCCCTTGAACCAATGGATATTACGCCTGATCTAATTAATACGATTGCTGCTCAAAAGGGCATCTGCCGCCATCTGCATATCCCGCTTCAGAGTGGCGATGATCAAGTTCTGGAAAAAATGCGCCGTAATTATAATATAAATGATTACAGGCGGGTAATTAAGCAGATCAGGGACAGAATTCCTGAAATTGCCCTGACAACGGATGTAATGGCAGGTTTTCCCGGCGAGACTGATCAGCAGTTTTACAGCACATGTGATGTAATTAAGGACATATCTTTCTCAAGACTTCATGTATTCAAATACTCCCGGCGAAAAGGCACACCGGCTGCTGAATTTGATAATCAAATACATCCCGCAGTTAAGGAAGAAAGAAGCAAAATACTGCTTGCAATCAGCAATAAGATGTCAAGGGACTATGCCTGTCTTCACCTGGGGACTATACAAGAAGTGCTGGTTGAGGGCGTATATAGTAAACAATCCGGTTATGACGAGGGACTTACCGATAATTACCTGCGAGTATTGTTTCCTTCTGTTTTTAATAAAAGAGGAGAGATTGTTAACGTAAAGATAGAAAGCTTGCAAGGGGAAAATCTAAGAGGTACAATTATTTAATTACAAGCAGGATTTATCGTAGATGTGTTGAATAGAAAAGAAGGAAGGATATTACTTCTTAGTATATGCGCGCTGTGTGGAGGAAGGGGGGATTCGTAATAGAAGATTGCGTTTTCTGTAAAATTATCAATAAAGAAATTCCTGCCGAAATTGTTTATGAAGATGATTTTGCGATTGCTTTTAAGGATACAAATCCAGTAGCAAGGATACATTATTTGATTATGCCCAAAAAGCATATTCCGACTGTTCTGGATATACAGGATGAAGAAGAAAAACTCATTGGTCATATACAAACTGTGGCAGCGAAAATAGCCAGGTCAGTTTTAGAAGGCAAGGGCTTCAAGATGGTTGTTAATTGTCTTGAAGATGCCGGACAAAAGGTTTTTCACATCCATTATCATTTTCTTGCCGGTCCATATTTAAAACGGCGCCCTGGTTAATTTAGTAATGTAATGAGTATTAAATTTTGGAAAGAAAGGTAAGGTATATGTGATATTTACGAGTTATGGCGGGGGGAGGGGAAAGGTATGGCAGAGGTACGAGTTGGCAAAAACGAAACGCTGGATAGCGCCCTCCGTCGTTTTAAAAGGACATGCCAGAAGGCAGGGGTATTGGCTGAGGCCAGGAGGCATGAACACTACGAGAAGCCCAGTGTACGGCGAAAGAAGAAATCACTTGCTGCGAGAAGGCGCAAATTTCATTAAATAATAAAAATACCTGGTCGAAAAAGACCAGGTATTTTTATTAGCGTGTTAAACTAAAACAACTTAAACTATGACATATTTCTATCAGAATAGAGCATTCCATATATTTAACGACGAAATTTATTTGATTAGATTATTTATTATCTTCTTCTTGATTTATAATCACTACTGCTAAAGCTATCTATGTTTGGATGAGTTTCTTATCTAAAATGAATCCGTTTTGTAACTGGTAAGTTTGTTAAAGAACACTATGCTATCCGAAAGAGAAATTTAGGATTTGACATACTCTTTAAACATAGGATATAATCTTGAAAAAAAAGGAGAGTATGAATCATGGCTTTTGAAATTTACAAACCACGCGGCGAGAAAGCTGAAAAAGCACCAATGGTATCTTTCTCAAAAAGTTCAATTGTTTTAAATAAAATTGCGAGGGAGAAACTAGGAGCCCAATACGTTGAGTTAGCTTATGATCATGATTCAAAAACAGTCCGTATTCGTGCTGTAGAAGAGGACGGTATACAAATTAAAAAAACCAAGGTATTCGGCAAAGGTTTTTTTAAATTCTTCGGTATTAATTTAAAGGGGAAGTACGAGTCAATTTATAATGAAAAAGAAAAAAGTTTATTCGTAAAGATCTGACAGGGATATATTTTAAGGGGAAAAGACAAATATTACTTCAATGTAAGTTATTACCATTGATCCAAATTGAACTTTTTAATATTATGTAAATTTGATTATTATACTTTTCATCAATTAATGAAATTGGTGAACAATTCGAGGTTTGATAATTATTGAGTGTCCAAATTCTCAGTATTGAGACATCCTGTGACGATACTTGCGCCTCTTTAGTTGTAGACGGAACAAAGATATTGTCGAATGTTGTTTTTTCACAGGAAAAAGTGCATAAAATATTTGGAGGTGTTGTTCCGGAAGTAGCTTCCCGCAAACATCTGGAATTAATTAATGAAGTTGTACAGAAAGCGCTTGACGAAGCTGGCATTGACTTTAATTCTATTGACGCTGTAGGCGTTACTTATGGTCCCGGCCTTGCCGGCGCTTTACTGGTTGGGATTGCGGCGGCTAAAGCATTAGCTTTTGCCCTTAATCTGCCTTTGTTAGCCGTTAATCATATAGAAGGCCATCTGTATGCAAATTGTCTTGGCAGGGATGATTTTTCTTTTCCGGTAATCGGTTTAGTTGTAAGCGGTGGTCACACCGATCTTATCTTAATTAAAAGTCATGGCTGTTATAAGTTAATCGGAAGAACCCGGGATGACGCAGCTGGTGAAGTTTTTGACAAGGTGGCCCGTAAGCTTGGTCTGGGTTATCCCGGCGGGCCGATAATAGATCGCCTTTCTTTCGATGGAAACGAGGATGCGGTTAAATTTCCGAGAGCCCGCCTGGAAGAGGGAACGTTTGATTTTAGCTTTAGTGGGCTTAAAACGGCGGTAGCAAACTTTTATCTGAAAGCGAATCAACGCGGAGAAGAGATTAACCTTGCTGATTTAACAGCTTCATTCCAAAAAGCTGTAGTTGATGCGCTTGTTGAGAAGACTATTCAAAGCGCACAGATGTACGGGGCAAAAACCATTCTTATGGCAGGCGGGGTTGCTTCAAACAGAAGGCTTCGTCTTTTTATAAAACAGAAGGCCGGCGAGAAGGGATTGGCAGTATATTATCCGGATCCGGTATTGTGTACAGATAACGCTGCGATGGTCGGCTGCTGCGCCTATTATAAGTACCTGCGCTCGGATTTTGCTCCTTACAGTTTAAATGCGGTTCCTGATTTAAAACTGGGGGAAAATAAATACTAAAGGAAAGCATAATTTTGTCAAAGAACGATGGTTCCCTCGCAGGACGTGTTCGTGCCTTTATAAGCCTTGGTTCAAATTTGGGTGATAAAAGGGCAAACCTCGAAAGAGCAGTTGAGTTGCTGAGTAAAGTGGAAGGACTGGATATTAAAGCAGTTTCCTCCTTTTACAGGACTTTGCCTGTGGGCCCTGTTCAACAGGACTGGTTTATTAATAACGTTCTCGAACTAATGGTTGAATTGACGCCAAGGGAATTATTGAACGTACTTTTGATTATTGAAAAAAAAATGGGCAGAGAACGCGATATACGTTGGGGTCCAAGGTTAATCGATCTCGATATACTGCTTTATGGTGATACTAGTATAAATGAGCCCGATCTTGTTATTCCACACCCGCGCATGTTCGAAAGAGCTTTTATGATCATACCGCTGGCCGAACTGGATCCGGAATTGTGTTTGCCTGGCCTGAAGAATGTTTCAATTCTTGCAGCGGAGCTTGCTTTTCAGGATGTGCAAAAAATATCATAAGGCCGACAAGATATACTTGTTTTTGCATAGATGATCAATTACAATAAATTTAGGGTAAACTAAGGATGGTATTCCTGCTGGAAACTGTACCTGTTTAGAGCAGCCTAAAAAAGACAACCAAATCCGCTTGGAGCCTGGATGGACCGAGACGGGACGGTGAGAACCCTTGCGACTGTCTGTCCGGAGGGTTTTTTTAATTTAAAGCCGCAAAAAAGTG
Coding sequences within:
- the tsaD gene encoding tRNA (adenosine(37)-N6)-threonylcarbamoyltransferase complex transferase subunit TsaD — translated: MSVQILSIETSCDDTCASLVVDGTKILSNVVFSQEKVHKIFGGVVPEVASRKHLELINEVVQKALDEAGIDFNSIDAVGVTYGPGLAGALLVGIAAAKALAFALNLPLLAVNHIEGHLYANCLGRDDFSFPVIGLVVSGGHTDLILIKSHGCYKLIGRTRDDAAGEVFDKVARKLGLGYPGGPIIDRLSFDGNEDAVKFPRARLEEGTFDFSFSGLKTAVANFYLKANQRGEEINLADLTASFQKAVVDALVEKTIQSAQMYGAKTILMAGGVASNRRLRLFIKQKAGEKGLAVYYPDPVLCTDNAAMVGCCAYYKYLRSDFAPYSLNAVPDLKLGENKY
- the folK gene encoding 2-amino-4-hydroxy-6-hydroxymethyldihydropteridine diphosphokinase is translated as MSKNDGSLAGRVRAFISLGSNLGDKRANLERAVELLSKVEGLDIKAVSSFYRTLPVGPVQQDWFINNVLELMVELTPRELLNVLLIIEKKMGRERDIRWGPRLIDLDILLYGDTSINEPDLVIPHPRMFERAFMIIPLAELDPELCLPGLKNVSILAAELAFQDVQKIS